The genomic window AGGATTTAGTGGCGGCGGTTCTGATGGAAGCTTTTAACTTAATTTTTAATTATAAATTGTTAATGGTTAGTTTTAAAAAAGTAAAATGTTAGATGTGAGGTGTTTATTTTTTTTTTTTTTTTTTTTTCACATCTAACATTTTAAGTATATCAATTTATAAATTACACTTTACTTTTTAAAGCTTGTGCATCAATATCGCTGTGCGAAACATTATAAACAGCTTTTCCATTTTTAATTAAAATTAATTGCGGAGATTCGTGATATACACCGAATCGCGCAGCAATTTCATTTGAAATATCGCGATGCGCAATCAAATCTAAGAAATAGGCGTCGACAACTCCTTCAAGATCATAATCTCTTTCAAATTGTTTTAATGCCATTCGGCTGATACTGCATCTCGTACTATGTTTAAAAATTACAACTGGCTTTTCAATAGAAATCTCTTGTACTTCCATTAACTGAATTATATCTGTTAATTCTGTCCAGTTTACTTTACTTTTTGGAGCTTCTGAGTTCTCTGAACTTCCGAAGATTGAATTAAAAAAACTCATATTTGACTTGTTTTATGACTTTTTGACATCTAAAAATGATAAAAAACACTTTAAAAATGCCATTTTGTCTTTATTTCTACTATGGAATATAATTTGTCTATTCCAGTACAAAGTTAGATTATTTGAGTCAAAAATGTATCTCAATAAATTGTAACTTTAATCTTATTGAATATCAAACAAATAAATCAATCAAATCGATAAAAAATATGAATATTAACAAGTTTACTATTAAATCGCAGGAAGCCATTCAGTTGTCACAGCAGTTAGCACAGCGAAATGGTCAGCAGCAAATTGAAAATGAACACATTTTCAAAGCAATTTTTGAAGTTGATGAAAACGTGGCGCCGTTTATTTTGAAAAAATTAAATGTAAACGTGCCTTTGTTTTTACAAGTTCTTGACAGTACAATTCAGAGTTTTCCAAAAGTTTCAGGAGGCGACATTTTGCTTTCGAGAGACGCCAATAAAGCTTTGAATGAAGCTGAAATTATTGCACAAAAAATGAACGACGAATACGTTTCGAT from Flavobacterium fluviale includes these protein-coding regions:
- the ytxJ gene encoding bacillithiol system redox-active protein YtxJ, translated to MSFFNSIFGSSENSEAPKSKVNWTELTDIIQLMEVQEISIEKPVVIFKHSTRCSISRMALKQFERDYDLEGVVDAYFLDLIAHRDISNEIAARFGVYHESPQLILIKNGKAVYNVSHSDIDAQALKSKV